From the genome of Oxyura jamaicensis isolate SHBP4307 breed ruddy duck chromosome 2, BPBGC_Ojam_1.0, whole genome shotgun sequence, one region includes:
- the NEUROD6 gene encoding neurogenic differentiation factor 6, which yields MLTLPFDESVVMPESQMCRKFSRESDDQKQMKNPESFSKQIVLRGKNIKRSPGEDTEKEEEEEEREEEDENGLPRRRGLRKKKTSKIRMERIKFRRQEANARERNRMHGLNDALDNLRKVVPCYSKTQKLSKIETLRLAKNYIWALSEILRIGKRPDLLTFVQNLCKGLSQPTTNLVAGCLQLNARSFLMGQAGEGAHHARSPYSTFYPPYHSPELGTPPGHGTLDNSKSMKPYNYCSAYESFYESTSPECASPQFEGPLSPPPINYNGIFSLKQEESLDYGKNYNYGMHYCAVPPRGPLGQSSMFRLPTESHFPYDLHLRSQSLTMQDELNAVFHN from the coding sequence ATGCTAACACTACCGTTTGATGAGTCTGTTGTAATGCCAGAATCCCAGATGTGCAGAAAGTTTTCCAGAGAAAGCGATGaccaaaagcaaatgaagaacCCAGAAAGCTTTTCAAAGCAGATTGTACTCCGAGGAAAGAATATTAAAAGATCTCCTGGAGAAGacacagagaaagaggaggaagaggaagagagggaagaggaggatgagaaTGGCTTGCCCAGGCGACGGGGCCTTcggaaaaaaaagacaagcaagaTCAGGATGGAAAGGATCAAATTCAGGCGACAAGAAGCCAACGCGCGAGAAAGGAACAGGATGCACGGTCTTAATGATGCCCTGGACAATTTAAGGAAAGTGGTCCCTTGTTActctaaaacacaaaaactgtCTAAAATAGAAACCTTAAGACTAGCCAAGAACTACATTTGGGCTCTTTCCGAAATCCTGCGAATTGGCAAGAGGCCTGACCTTCTCACCTTCGTCCAAAACTTGTGCAAGGGTCTGTCCCAGCCAACGACAAACTTAGTGGCGGGATGCCTGCAGCTGAATGCCCGAAGCTTTCTGATGGGCCAGGCAGGTGAAGGCGCCCATCATGCCCGCTCACCCTACTCCACCTTCTACCCCCCCTACCACAGCCCCGAGCTTGGCACCCCCCCAGGGCACGGGACTCTCGACAACTCCAAGTCCATGAAACCCTACAACTACTGCAGCGCGTACGAGTCCTTCTATGAGAGCACTTCCCCCGAGTGTGCCAGCCCACAGTTTGAAGGTCCCTTAAGTCCTCCCCCAATTAACTATAATGGGATATTTTCCCTGAAGCAAGAAGAAAGCTTGGACTATGGCAAAAATTACAATTACGGCATGCATTACTGTGCAGTGCCACCCAGGGGTCCCCTTGGGCAGAGCTCGATGTTCAGGTTGCCTACAGAGAGCCACTTCCCTTACGACTTACATCTGCGCAGCCAGTCTCTCACCATGCAAGATGaattaaatgcagtttttcataattaa